Genomic DNA from Longimicrobiales bacterium:
ATCCACGATAGTGGGCGCGACGGTACTGACAGTATCGCGATGAGTGTCGGTCAGAGCCACAAGCTGCTCGTCCCGACCGAGCACAATCATCTTGGACTCATAGGTCCGGTCTCCATCCTCACCCAGCGCAGGTGCGCGCGCTGAGATCCCCGGCCTTTCCTCTCCCACGAACGATCACTCCGGTCACCGGTCCGGCATCTACCCAAGCAGTCGAACCGTATCCCTAGCGAGGGTTCTAGGAGCGCAGACGCCGCGCGAGCGCCCTTACCGGTGCACGCCGCTCTCCCGTCGTACATACTTCCGAAGCATCCGTGGGCCAACCTCTGCTCCATACACGTTCCCGAAGGCATCCACGGCCACTCCCTCGGCTGCGCTAGTACCGGAGTTGTCGGGATCCGACTCAGGATCGGGAATGAACGCAGTCACGAAGCCTGTGCGCGCAGACCCGATGTAGATCCCACGGCGCCACCCGGCGTTTCGGCCCGTATTCGACTCCGAGTCGGCTGAGTAAAGCACGTCGTTCTCGTCGATGAATAGACCGCTTGGGCGACCGAACTGGTGCCACGTCTCGAGGTGCTCCCCACCCTGAGTGAAGATCTGCAGCCGGCTGTTGGCCCGATCGCCGACGAACAGCCGACCTTGCGAATCCATGGCAAGCGCATGTGGGTCCTGGAACTGCCCATTGCCCGTGCCTGTCTCTCCCCACTCCATGAGGAAGTTGCCCTCCTCATCGAACTTCACGACTCGGTTGTTTCCGTTCGCGTGGTGCCCATCGACCACGAAGATGCTCCCATCCGGAGCGACGAGCATGTCCGACGGTCGGAGAAACTGCGTGCGGCTGTTCCCCGGATTGCCTTTCTCTCCGAGGCGCATGAGCACTTCACCCTCGGGACTGAATTTTATGATCTCATGCCCTCGGCCCGCGGGCTCAGGACCGTATCCCACAGCATCCGCAATCCAAACGTTGCCCTCGCGGTCCACATGTAGTCCATGCGGCCAGTAGATCATGCCACCGCCAAAGCTCGTCATCAGGTTGCCGTCGAGGTCGTAACGCAGAATCGGATCGACGTTCGAATCGGCACATGAGTTAGCCCCACAACGATCAGCGACCCAGATCGACATCCCGTCGGGCGCCGGATAGATCGCACTCGTCGAGCCCCAGGTTCGACCATCTGGAAGCTCAGCCCAAACCCCGGCCACGGTAGCATATGGGTTCGGCGAGACCATCTGGGCGGTCCCTTCGGCCGGAAATTGGCAGAGCAACAGGGCGGCAAGTGCAAGTCCAGTCATACCGTGGCGCGGAGCGAACATCGATGAGACTCCAGTCATGAATCAAGCTGAGGGCCTCAGGTTGTCATCCTCTAGGCCTCCGCGCCAGCCTGAATCGACTCGTCGTCGGCCCCCGCCGAGTCCCCGCCCTGTCCCGCACCCTCCAGTCTCCCGAAACCCGCCTTGAGCAACCAGAGCACGCCGGCGATCACGAGAAGTAAGGCCATCCACCTCATGAGCATGACGCCGAAGGAGACGTTCAGCACCGGAGCAGAGAAGTCGTATTGAAGCAGCGCCCCACCCCTTTCCAGCATCCAGTGCCAACCTGTATGGGCGAGAAGTGCCGACAGCGCCACGACGCCCATGACCGGGGGCAGCCAACGCCTGAACAGGAGTTCGAGCACCGGGATAACGAGCGCGAGCACGAAGAGTTGACCGAACTCGACACCGAGGTTGAAAGACAGCAGTGAGGTGACCAGGTGGGCACCCGCGAACTGAAGAGACTCCGACAGCGCAAAAGAGAAGCCAAATCCATGGACCAACCCGAAGGCGAAGGCCACCATCCACCGATTGCGAAGCGTCGAACCGACAATGTTCTCGAATGCCATGAACACGATCGAGAGCGCAATGAGAGTCTCGATCAGCGGAGGAAACCACAGCGCGTTAGGCGCCATGCCCAGGGCCGCCGCGATCAAGGTGATCGAGTGCGCCACAGTAAAGGCCGTTACAATCGGGACGAGGGCCCGGAAGCGGCGAATCGGAATGACCAGACAAAGCAGAAACAGGAGGTGGTCGATTCCGTCCAAGATGTGCTGGAATCCGAGGACGATGAACCGCCACGCCGCCTGGTGCCATCGTGGATCGAGCCGCACGAGACCGGGGAGGCCGGAGAACTGGAACGCCCGCTCGGCTCCCCCAGCGGGCTGGAACCGGAGCACCGTTATGGTCCGAAGTCCGAGATGCCCCAGACCTGACTCGATTGAAAAATCAGACTGCTCAGATTCGATAGGCCACTCGAGGAGAACGTCCACCATGGCCTGTTGAGGCGGCAACTCAATGCCCGCAGGCAGCACGCCCGATCGTAGGTTGGCAAGCGCCCGGTCATAGGTAGCAAACGCCCTGTCACCAGGGCTGGATACCCGGACTTCTGTCGCAGTGGGGCGACCCAGGTCTTCGCCGTTCTCGAGCATCGAGACGTAATCCGTGATCCACAGGTCGACTGCCTCTCGGACCATCTCGCCAGATTCCACAATCGAGAGGTAACCCGGCCCCTCTACCGGAAACTCATAGTCTCGGAGAGATGCGAGAGGTGCCCGCAGCAACATCCGCAGAACGCCGGCCTCCGGCCTGACGAAGGCTTGGATCGTCACATCCGACGGAATCTCGTGAGCCTCTCCCGACCAGGTAGGGAGTAACAGCACGAGTGCAACAAGGACCGCGGCGACGCGGCGGTTCGGAGGAATCACAGACATGGCCGCGAAGCTACCCGTGCCCGTAACTCAGCAACAGGATTGCCGAGCCGCGATTGGCGGCGTAGCCTTTCCTTCCTTGCGGGGCACGGCGTCCCGCTCGCCCTTCAGGAGAACGGTGATGGAGAAGCGTACTCTGCTCCTCGGCGTGGGTCTCGTGGCTACGATTACGGCGCTTGCCTGCGCCTCAGAAGCCGTCGACAACCTCGGCGCTGATAATGTCGGTACCGCGGGCATGGCCCCCATGTTCGAGGTCGATCCTTTCTGGCCCAAGCCTTTGCCGAATCACTGGATTCTCGGAAACGCAGTCGGCGTTGGCGTAGACTCCCGTGACCACGTCTACATCATTCACCGTGGCGCAATGTCACTGAACGAGCGGACGGAAATGGGCTCCGGCACGAACCCGCCGACCAGCGAGTGCTGCACCGCGGCACCTCCGATCCTTGAGTTCGACCCGGAAGGCAACCTGATCAATGCCTGGGGTGGCGAATCCACTGACGAATATCAGTGGCCGGCATCGAATCACGGCATCTCTATCGATCCGAACGACAATGTCTGGATTGGCGGAAACGGCGCGGGCGACAGCCATGTGCTGAAGTTCTCGCGCGACGGCGAGTTCCTGGCCCAGTTTGGGATTCCGGAGCAAGGTGCGAACAGCATGAGCACCGAACACTTCGGGCGCCCGGCCAAGATTTCGTTCAACATGACTGGCGACGAGGCTTACATCTCTGACGGTTATCTGAACAAGCGCGTCGCAGTCATCGATGCGAACACCGGTGAGGTGAAGCGCTTCTGGGGGGCCTACGGCAACGAGCCGAGCGACGAGGGCACCGGACGCTACGACCCCAACGCCGAGCTCATCCAGCAGTTCCGGACTCCGGTGCACTGCGCGGAGCCGTCTGAGGATGGACTCGTCTACGTCTGCGATCGCCCGAACGACCGTCTCCAGGTATTCCAGACCGACGGGACATATGTAACGGAAACCCGTATCGCTCCGGCCACGCTGGGCGACGGATCGACATGGGATATCGCGTTTTCTCGTGATCCCGCTCAGACCTACATGTACCTAGCCGACGGCAAGAACATGAAGGTCTACATCATGGATCGGCAGAGCCTCGAAATCCTCACGAGCTTCGGCGACGGCGGTCGTCAGCCGGGGCTCTTCTTCGCGGTGCACTCCATAGCGACGGACTCTCAGGGCAACATCTTCACCACAGAGACCTACGAAGGGAAACGCGTCCAGCGCTTCGTCTACAAGGGAATCGGTCCGGTGTCGGCCGAGAACCAGGGTGCGCCATGGCCGGTGGGCGACTAGTCAGAAACAGCAAGCCCTAACCCGAACGGGGCGCGGTGGAGTGACTGCCATCGCGCCCCGTTTGTCGTTGTGCCTTGCTCTGGCCCTGAGGCCCGTCGGGGCGTCCCACGACAGTGTCACCAATGGCGGTGACAGCTTCTCTAGCTCCCTATCAGCCTCCCCGGGTCCGCCCATGCCCGCCCCGGGATCTGCCTTCCCCTCCAGGATCAGGCCGCTTGTCGGTTCCACAAGCCGAGGTAGTTTTCTGGCTATCACCCAATGAAGGTCATCTTTAGCAGGAGATCCAATGCGCCGTTTTTCCACCCTCCCCGTGCTGTTGATCGCCGTCGCCGCGTGCGGCGGCGAGGAAGCCATGAACCAAGCTGCGTCCAGTGAGATGGATGTGGCCTCCGGGGACCCGCTTGAGTGCTATCTGGCCCGAGGCACCATGGCTGAGGCAACGGAACGCCCGAGTCCACTTCGCGAGACCGACTTCTCAGTCGGCGGCCACGATGGCCTGCTCTGCTACGGAGCTCCTTCCGCTCGCGGTCGTGGCATCATGGGCGAACTGGTCGTCTACGGTCAGCCTGAGCGTATCGGCGCCGACGAGCCCACCACGATCCACCTCTCCGGCCCTGCGTCGGTTGGTGGCGTGGATCTCGAGGCGGGCAGCTACTCGATTTACGCCATCCCGGCAGAAGACGAATGGCAGTTCTTTATCAACTCGAACTGGGAGCGGTGGGGCGTTCCGATCGACGAGAGTGTCCGTGCTTCCGAAGTGGGTGTCTTCAGCGCACAGCCTGAGCACATCGACGAGTTCGTCGAGACTCTGACGTACAGCTTCGTGCCGATGGCCGAGAACACGATGGGTGACGTAGTGCTGCAGTGGGAGAACACGCAGGTGAAGTTCCACGTGCACCCCGGTGCCTGACCGGTACCGTGCTGGTGAAGTCAGAGCTGGCTTAAGGCCAACCTGAGCAGTACAAGCGAAGGGCCCTCGACCTCACGGTTGGGGGCCCTTCTTTCTAGTCCTCACGCTGCATGACAACAGTCCTAATCGGATACGGGATCTCGATGCCCTCCGTGTTATAGCGCTTGTGAAGGCGCTTGATGAACTCATGCCGAATCGGAGCCTGGCTCCGGATCTCCCGCACCATCATCCGAGTCTCGAGGTTGATGCTCGAATCTGCAAACGTGTGGAATACCACAACAGGGTCCTCCGTGCTGATGCCGCCATCGATCTCCTCCAGCACTTCTTTGGCGACCTCCATCGTGACCCGCTCCACCTGATCAAGATCGCTGTCGTAGCTCACGCCCACCTCGATGCTGACCCAGAGGGAGGTTCTCGGAAAGCTGAAGTTCTTTACGATCGACGACGCGAGGAGCGAGTTCGGCACCACGACCAGATTCCCGTCCGGAAACGTCTGGATCGTGGTGTTCCGACCCTTCACGTCGGTGACCCAACCCCGCTCCCCTGAGCTGAGCTGGACAAAGTCCCGCGTCCGCACCTGTCGTGACAGAATGATCTGCACGCCCGCGAACAGATTCCCGAGGGTATCCTGCAGCGCGAGAGCGACGGCCAGTCCACCGATTCCGAGGGCGGTGATCAGCGGGGTGATGTCGATCCCGAGGTTCTGCAGGATGATGAAGATTCCGAGTACACCTACAGCACCACGGGCCAGGCTCACGACAAGCGTCGGTGACCCGATGGGACCCTGGGCTCCCTTCGACAACATCTCAACGACGCCGCCCGTCAAACGCATTCCACCAACAGCGACCGAGCCGATCAGCACCACCATGAGACCGCTGCTCATGAACGCCGCCATGCCCGGTGGAACGTCGCCAACCGTGCTCGCGAGATAAATCCCGGCAGCCGCCAGCCAGACAGTGGGAAGCCGCTTCAGCGAGTCGACGACAAGGTCGTCCCATTTAAAGCGCGTGTTCTTCGCGAGCACGTGCAGACGGGCCATCACGAGGCGTTCGACGATATAGCCGAGCAGGAGTCCGCCCAGAACGAAGACGCTGCGCTGCACCCAGGGATCCTGGAGGAATTTTGTCATGACTGGATCATGTGGTAGTTCGGATCGCTCGGCTCTGCAGAAGTCCTGGAATAGGCACGACTAGCCCTCCAGGATTCCTAGTGAGAACTTCGCGCGTCGTCGCATGAAAGTGAGGGAACCCCCTCCGACTCGCGTAGAGGGTTGGGGCGTGATCGAGCGGCAGGGCAGACGTGTAGCACCGAAATCACAATGCGACATAGCGCCGTACGGAGCCACGCCCAATTGCCCACTGAACGTGACGGAGGTAAAAGGATCCCTCCATTTTGCCAGCTGTCCTCTGGGGCCGGATGGCTCGTCTCTCGAGCCCACGCCACCATCGCGGCAGCGTGGCGGCCAACCCACAGACTCAGACAGTTCAGGACCGAGTGGGTGTTACTGCCGATGACGCGGACCTCGACGTGGAAGTCCTCATAGTGAAGCATGGTCGCGCATGCGCATTCCGCAATGTCATCCGGCCAGATCCTGGACAGCAACTTCAGGTCCTCCGGAGAAATGGTGTCGGATCGGAGTGATCCGTGAGCCACACGGACCCATCCAGCAGCAGGTAAGCCGTGTCATCCTCGCTGTCACTCTGCTCGATCAGAATCTCGCCGGGCCCGAACACTCGC
This window encodes:
- a CDS encoding peptidyl-alpha-hydroxyglycine alpha-amidating lyase family protein, whose amino-acid sequence is MFAPRHGMTGLALAALLLCQFPAEGTAQMVSPNPYATVAGVWAELPDGRTWGSTSAIYPAPDGMSIWVADRCGANSCADSNVDPILRYDLDGNLMTSFGGGMIYWPHGLHVDREGNVWIADAVGYGPEPAGRGHEIIKFSPEGEVLMRLGEKGNPGNSRTQFLRPSDMLVAPDGSIFVVDGHHANGNNRVVKFDEEGNFLMEWGETGTGNGQFQDPHALAMDSQGRLFVGDRANSRLQIFTQGGEHLETWHQFGRPSGLFIDENDVLYSADSESNTGRNAGWRRGIYIGSARTGFVTAFIPDPESDPDNSGTSAAEGVAVDAFGNVYGAEVGPRMLRKYVRRESGVHR
- a CDS encoding HupE/UreJ family protein, which codes for MSVIPPNRRVAAVLVALVLLLPTWSGEAHEIPSDVTIQAFVRPEAGVLRMLLRAPLASLRDYEFPVEGPGYLSIVESGEMVREAVDLWITDYVSMLENGEDLGRPTATEVRVSSPGDRAFATYDRALANLRSGVLPAGIELPPQQAMVDVLLEWPIESEQSDFSIESGLGHLGLRTITVLRFQPAGGAERAFQFSGLPGLVRLDPRWHQAAWRFIVLGFQHILDGIDHLLFLLCLVIPIRRFRALVPIVTAFTVAHSITLIAAALGMAPNALWFPPLIETLIALSIVFMAFENIVGSTLRNRWMVAFAFGLVHGFGFSFALSESLQFAGAHLVTSLLSFNLGVEFGQLFVLALVIPVLELLFRRWLPPVMGVVALSALLAHTGWHWMLERGGALLQYDFSAPVLNVSFGVMLMRWMALLLVIAGVLWLLKAGFGRLEGAGQGGDSAGADDESIQAGAEA
- a CDS encoding DUF2911 domain-containing protein; this translates as MRRFSTLPVLLIAVAACGGEEAMNQAASSEMDVASGDPLECYLARGTMAEATERPSPLRETDFSVGGHDGLLCYGAPSARGRGIMGELVVYGQPERIGADEPTTIHLSGPASVGGVDLEAGSYSIYAIPAEDEWQFFINSNWERWGVPIDESVRASEVGVFSAQPEHIDEFVETLTYSFVPMAENTMGDVVLQWENTQVKFHVHPGA
- a CDS encoding mechanosensitive ion channel family protein, translating into MTKFLQDPWVQRSVFVLGGLLLGYIVERLVMARLHVLAKNTRFKWDDLVVDSLKRLPTVWLAAAGIYLASTVGDVPPGMAAFMSSGLMVVLIGSVAVGGMRLTGGVVEMLSKGAQGPIGSPTLVVSLARGAVGVLGIFIILQNLGIDITPLITALGIGGLAVALALQDTLGNLFAGVQIILSRQVRTRDFVQLSSGERGWVTDVKGRNTTIQTFPDGNLVVVPNSLLASSIVKNFSFPRTSLWVSIEVGVSYDSDLDQVERVTMEVAKEVLEEIDGGISTEDPVVVFHTFADSSINLETRMMVREIRSQAPIRHEFIKRLHKRYNTEGIEIPYPIRTVVMQRED